A region from the Papaver somniferum cultivar HN1 unplaced genomic scaffold, ASM357369v1 unplaced-scaffold_125, whole genome shotgun sequence genome encodes:
- the LOC113331182 gene encoding myb-related protein 306-like, with the protein MGRPPCCDKTGVKKGPWTPEEDIALVSYIQEHGPGNWRAVPTHTGLLRCSKSCRLRWTNYLRPGIRRGNFTDHEEKMIIHLQALLGNRWAAIASYLPQRTDNDIKNYWNTHLRKKLRKLESGLGNDGFSSLDQQSAIPKGQWERRLQTDMHTAKKALSDALSLDDKSLTIPTSFSSSSSQIYYSDSYFVKANPPPPPPPQTTTSSTATYASSTENISRLLQGWMKNSPKSASTATTTNSSSSNIGVGAKTTKTESTTSSSDVEGSTSKSEAIDQSIFGFDSSSNSITTPQSMSSTVDDQASTDLYFQDDEKRKDNQLIMKSENEAVPFSVIENWLFDESIVPQGQEEGGLFQISLGCDDEDDHNNTSEFF; encoded by the exons ATGGGTAGACCACCATGCTGTGATAAAACAGGAGTGAAGAAAGGTCCATGGACTCCTGAAGAAGACATAGCTCTAGTTTCTTACATTCAAGAACACGGTCCTGGGAATTGGAGAGCTGTTCCCACACATACAG GGTTGTTAAGATGCAGTAAGAGTTGCAGGCTTAGATGGACTAATTACCTGAGGCCAGGGATCAGACGTGGTAATTTCACTGAtcatgaagaaaagatgattattCATCTTCAAGCTCTTTTGGGTAACAG ATGGGCAGCAATAGCATCATATCTTCCACAAAGAACAGATAATGATATCAAGAATTACTGGAATACCCATTTGAGAAAGAAGCTAAGGAAACTTGAATCAGGTCTTGGAAATGATGGGTTCTCAAGTTTAGATCAACAATCAGCAATTCCTAAAGGACAATGGGAAAGAAGACTCCAAACTGACATGCACACAGCCAAGAAAGCCTTGAGTGATGCATTATCTCTTGATGACAAGTCTTTAACAATCCCTACATCATTTAGTTCTTCTTCATCACAgatttattactctgattcttaTTTTGTCAAAGcaaatccaccaccaccaccaccaccacaaacaactACTAGTTCTACTGCTACATATGCATCTAGTACTGAAAATATCTCAAGATTACTTCAAGGTTGGATGAAGAATTCTCCAAAGTCAGCTTCTACTGCTACTACTActaattcatcatcatcaaatatTGGGGTAGGAGCTAAAACTACTAAAACTGAATCTACAACTTCTAGCAGTGATGTCGAAGGCAGCACCTCAAAATCAGAAGCAATTGATCAATCTATCTTTGGGTTCGATTCTTCTTCTAACTCTATCACTACTCCTCAGTCAATGTCTTCTACAGTTGATGATCAAGCTAGCACTGATCTGTATTTCCAAGATGATGAAAAGCGAAAAGATAATCAGCTGATCATGAAATCTGAAAATGAAGCAGTTCCATTCTCAGTCATTGAGAATTGGTTATTTGATGAGAGTATTGTTCCTCAAGGTCAAGAGGAAGGAGGATTATTTCAAATCTCTTTAGGTTGTGACGATGAAGATGATCATAACAACACTTCTGAGTTCTTTTAA